The genomic window CGCGCGGGTCACGGCGATCGAGCCGTCGCCCGCGCGTGCGGACCTGGTCGCCGAGAACACCCGCGGCCTCGGCGTCGAGCTGCTGCGGGTCGACGGCCGCGAGAGCGGGCTCGAGCCGGGCTTCGACCGGGTGCTCGTCGACGCGCCCTGCACCGGGCTGGGGGCGTTGCGGCGGCGCCCGGAGGCCCGTTGGCGGCGCCAGCCGACCGACGTGCCCACGTTGACCCAGCTGCAACGCGAACTGCTGGCCGCCGCGATCGCGCTGACCCGGCCGGGCGGTGTGGTGCTCTACGCCACCTGCTCGCCGCACCTGGCCGAGACCGTCGGCGTCGTCGCCGATGCGCTGCGCCGCCATCCGGTGTCCGCGTTGGATACCCCGCCGCTGTTCGCGCCGGCCGATGTGGGCCCGGGACCCTACGGGCAGCTCTGGCCGCACCGGCACGGCACCGACGCGATGTTCGCCGCCGCGCTGCGCCGCCTGGCGTGAGGCCGGCCGCCGGGCTCAGTAGTGTGGCGCACATGCCTGGCAGCGCAGAACGTGTGACGGACGCCCTGATCGCGCCCTCGATCCTGGCGGCGGATTTCGCCCGGCTGGCCGACGAGGCGGCGGCCGTGGCCGGCGCCGACTGGCTGCACGTCGACGTGATGGACGGCCACTTCGTGCCCAACCTCACGATCGGGTTGCCCGTCGTCGAGAGCCTGCTGGCCGCCACCCGCATTCCGATGGACTGCCATCTGATGATCGACGATCCCGACCGCTGGGCCCCGCCCTACGCCGAGGCGGGCGCCTATAACGTCACATTCCACGCCGAGGCCACCGAGAATCCCATCGGCGTGGGCCGCGACATTCGCGCGGCGGGCGCCAAGGCCGGCATCAGCGTCAAGCCGAAGACGCCGCTGGAGCCCTACCTGGAAATCCTGCCGCACTTCGACACCCTGCTGATCATGTCGGTGGAGCCCGGCTTCGGCGGCCAGAGCTTCATCCCCGACGTGCTGAGCAAGGTCCGTACCGTCCGCAAACTGGTCGACTCGGGGGAGTTGACGATCCTGGTGGAGATCGACGGGGGCATCAACGCGGACACGATCGAGCAGGCCGCCGAGGCAGGCGTCGACTGCTTTGTCGCCGGTTCGGCCGTCTACGGGGCCGACGACCCGGCGGCCGCGGTGGCGGCGCTGCGCCGCCAGGCCGTAGCCGCGTCGCCGCACCTACGCAGATGACCGTTGACCAGGCCCGCATCGAAGCGGCGATGCGTCTGGCGATCGAGCACTCCGAGCGGGTCAAGGGCACCACGTACCCCAACCCGCCGGTCGGCGCCGTCATTCTGAACCTCGGCGGCGAGGTCGTCGGCGCCGGTGGCACCGCGCCGACCGGCGGCGGCCACGCCGAGGTGATGGCGTTGCGGCGGGCCGGGCGGTTGGCCGCCGGCGGCGTCGCCGTGGTCACCCTCGAGCCGTGCAACCACCACGGCAAAACGCCACCGTGCGTGGATGCCCTGCTGCGCGCAGGGGTGACGACCGTCGTCTACGCGGTCACCGACCCCAACGACGTGGCGGCCGGCGGAGCGGCCCGGTTGTCGGAAGCGGGCGTGCAGGTGCAGTCCGGGGTGTTGGGCGACCAGGTGGCGGCCGGGCCGTTGCGGGAGTGGCTGCACAAGCAGCGAACCGGGTTGCCGCACGTCACGTGGAAATACGCCAGCAGCGTCGACGGGCGCAGCGCCGCCGCGGACGGGTCGAGTCAGTGGATCTCCAGCGAGGCCTCCCGTCTCGATGTACATCGTCGCCGCGGTGTCGCGGACGCGATCGTTGTCGGCACCGGTACCGTGCTGGCCGACGATCCGGCGCTGACCGCACGGCTTCCCGACGGCTCGCTGGCGGCGAAGCAACCGCTGCGCGTCGTGGTCGGAAAGCGCGAAATACATTCGGAAGCAAGGGTTCTCAACGACGATTCGCGCACCATGGTAATTCGTACCCACGATCCGACGGAGGTGCTGCAAGCGCTCGCCGACCGCACCGACGTCCTGCTGGAGGGCGGTCCCACGCTCGCCGGCGCCTTCCTGCGGGCCGGGATGATCGACCGGATTCTGGTCTACGTGGCCCCAATCTTGTTGGGGGGCTCCGTCACCGCCGTCGACGACGTGGGGGTGCCAACCCTGGCCAAGGCGCTGCGCTGGCAGTTCGAGGGCGTCGACCGGGCGGGCCCGGATCTGGTGCTCAGCCTGGTGCCGCACCGCGGCTAGCGCGCCTAGCGCTCACCAAGGGCGAGCGCCTGCTCCTCGACCGCGACCTCCGGCTCCTCGGCGTGGTCCTTGCGGCCGCCCAGCAGCAGGCCCAGCAGCGCACCCACCACGCAGATGCCGACAGTCGCCGCGAAGATGTCGCCGTACATCATCGCGAACGCCTTGAGATACAAAGTGCCCTGGGCCGCAATGCGTTCCAGCAACGTGGCGTCGGGCGGGATCTTCGCCGACAGGCCCTGCACGATCTGGTTGAACCGGTACAGGCCCCAGGCGCTCAGCGCCGCGATGCCGATCAACATGCCGGTATTGCGGGCCACCACCACCGCCGCCGAGGCGATGCCGTGTTGAGCCGACGGGACGGCGCGCAAGGCGGCCGACGTCAGCGGTCCGATCACCAGGCCAAGCCCCACGCCGGCCACCAACAGGTCGGTGTGCAGCAGCGGCAGGGTGATGCCGAAGACGTTGTGGTGCTGCTGAAGTACTTCCGTCCCGTACTGGCCCCAGTAGTGGATCAGCCAGTAACCGTAGGCCGCGATCAGCAACCCGGCGAACGCCATCACCCGGTCGCCGACCCGGGTGGCGAGCAGACCGCCCGCCACGGCACCGATCGGCAGCGCGATCAAAAACCAGGTCAGCAACCCGGCCGCGTCGGTCTGGCTCATCTGCAGCACGCCCTGGCCGAACAGCTCGACGTCGACCAGCGTCACCATCAGCGCGGCACCAGCGCACAGCGAGGCGCCCAACGAGGCCAGGAATGGCCGGAAGCGCACCCCGGTCGGTTCGATCAACCGGGTGCGCGCGAAGCGCTCCCAGATGATGAACGCCACCGCGACGACGATCGCCGCGACCACCAGCGGGGCCCCGTAGCTGGGCAGGATCTGTTTGCCGTCGGGCGCCGGGTTGTAGAGCCCGATGACCGCGAGGCCCAGCGCGACGGCCAGCAGCACGCCGCCCACCAGGTCGATCTTCTCCGGGTTGTCGACCCGTGTGCGTGACGGCAGGCTGAACTGGATCATCACCATGGCGACCAGGGTCAGCGGCACGTTCAGCCAGAACACCCACTGCCAGTTGTGGAACAGCCAGACGACCGCGATCCCGTACAGCGGACCGAGCACCATGCCGAGTTCCTGGGCGGCACCGATGCCGCCCAGGACACCAGCGCGGTTGCGCTGTGCCCACAGGTCGGCGCCCAGCGCCAGCGTGACCGGCAGCAACGCGCCGCTGGCCACGCCCTGGATGGTCCGTCCGGTGATCAGCATGGGGAAGTCGCCCCAATGCCCGGCCAGCGCCGTGACCACCGAGCCGACGATGAACAGCGCCAAGCTGGCCTGCAGCAGCAGCTTGCGGCCGAAGCGGTCGGATGCCCGGCCCAGCAGTGGCATGGCGGCGATGTAGCCCAGCAGGTACATCGTGATGATCCAGGTGATGCGCTGCAGCTGGTTAACCGGGATTCCGACATCGCTCATGATGTCGCGGATGAGCGTGACGACGACGTAGGCGTCCAGCGCACCCAGCAGTACGGCCAGGCTGCCCGCGCCGATCGCGACGCCGCGCCCTGCTCGCGAGCTCATCAGCTCACCGGAGGCTTGGTGACCGTGACCAGCTGGCCCCAATTCGACAAGGTCATCTGGACGGAGTTACCCGAGCTCTTCTGCAAGTTGGCCTGGACCAGCTGGTGGTCGCCGGACTCCTGGATCCAGACGGTGCTGGGCAGCGCCTGGGTCGCGTTGAACTGCGGCGCGATCTTGTTCACGGCATCGGCCGAGACGTTGCCGCTGATCTTGATGGTGCTCTGCCCGTTGATGGTCTCGCGGCCCTCGGCCTTGGCGTTGCTGAAGTTCGACAGCACGTTGGCCAGGCCGGTGTCGGGGTTGAGGATCGCCGAGACGTCGTAGATGTCGGAGGCCTTACCGAAGTCGCTCCACTTGTTCGGGGTGAGCGTCGCGTACAGCACCGAGTCGTAGACCACGAAGTTGGCGTCGATGTCCGAGCCCGCCAGGCTCAGCCGTGCGTCGCCCGACGCGGCGGTGCTGGGAGTGAGCGTGAGGTCGCCGTTGAGCGTCTTGATCGGCAATCCCTGGATCTTGCCTTGCACCGACAGCACCAGGTGCACGCTCTTGACGTTCTTGGTGGTGTCGGCCGATTGCTTGACCAGTGTGGTGGCGTCGGGCAATGGTGCGCCGCTTTGCTTCGAACCGGACGAGCAGCCGGCGATCAGGGCGGTGAGGATGCTGAGGGAGACGAGGACGACCGATAGACGGCGACGGGTCTGCATATCTGCATCGTAGAGGGTGCGGGTGACCGCGCCCGGGAACGCCGGGTCCCCATCCGCGCTTGGCGGGGGAGTCTGCGGTACTTGTCCCGGCCGCTCACCAGGCAAAGCGCCGGCCAACTAGCCTGGTGCAATGTTCACCGGAATTGTCGAGGAACTCGGCGAGGTCACCGGCCGCGACGTGCTCGCCGACGCGGCTCGCCTGACGATCCGCGGGCCCGTCGTGACCGCCGACGCCGGCCACGGCGATTCGATCGCCGTCAACGGCGTGTGCCTGACGGTCGCCGAGCTGTTGCCCGATGGGCAGTTCACCGCCGACGTGATGGGGGAGACGCTGAGCCGCTCCAACCTGGGCGCCCTGCAGGCCGGCAGCCGGGTGAACCTGGAGCGGGCCGCGGCCATCAACAGCCGGCTGGGCGGGCACATTGTGCAGGGGCATGTCGACGGAACCGGTCAGGTGGTGTCCCGCACGCCGTCGGAGCATTGGGAAGTGGTTCGCATCGAGGTCCCGGCGGACGTGGCCCGCTACGTCGTCGAGAAGGGGTCGATCACCGTGGACGGGATCTCGCTGACGGTGTCCGGCCTGGGCGCCCAGCCACGGGACTGGTTCGAGGTTTCGCTGATCCCGACCACCAGGGAGCTGACCACGCTGGGCAGCGCCCCGGTCGGCACACACGTCAATCTCGAGGTGGACGTGATCGCGAAATACGTTGAGCGCCTGATGGAGTCGAAGTAGTACCAGGGCTGCCCGGGGGGCTTGCGCGCCCGCCGCGACGTGTTGCCCCGTCGCACCCTCCAAGAATCTTCCAAGAATCCTCGGAGACCTCTCGCCCAGTGTTGCCGTGACCGACCCGAACTGGCCGGCATCCGTGACTGTCTCGGGCAGACACGGCAACCCAGGACTCCGGGTGATGTGCCCGGAACCTTCAAAAGAGAGGGAATAAACAATGACGAGTCAAACCCCCGCGCCCGGTCGGTATCCCGATCCGAACGGCGGGCCCGGCAATGTCACGCCCTATGGTGGCGCCGCGCAAGGTATCGGTCCGTCGGGGCAGCCGCTGTCGGACAAGAGCAAAATGGTGGCGGGTTTACTGCAGATTTTTCTCGGCGGTTTGGGTATCGGTCGCTTCTACCTCGGCTACACGACCATCGGCATCCTGCAAATCGTGGTCACTGTTTTCACATTCGGAATCGGTGGTTTGTGGCCTTTTGTCGACGGAATCATGATCTTGTTGGGCAAGGTTCCCGACGCGCAGGGACACTCGCTGCGGGACTGAGGCCGTTTCGCAACCCGCGGTGCGACAACCGATTGCTGGCGGACCCGGACCTAGGGTTGCGGGCCCGCGATAGTGCCGCCAGCAGTTGGCGGAGAGCCGCGGCCTGCTGCCGCCCCGAATCGACGGGCATTCCTATCGGGGATGTTCCGGTTGCGCTCCGTACCGTCGCACGACCATCCCTTCCGCGACCATTCAGATCCCCACCGGTACCGCCGTGTCGGGGCTGTGCGCTCCGGCGGCTTCAAGGGTGAACGTGATGGGGCCGCATCCGGCGGTGGCGAGCATCGCGAATGCGAGAAGAGTGGCGATGAGGAGTTTGCGTATGTGAGTTTGCGTATGTGAGTAAGTTACGGGCTCGCCTTTTCCGACACGTTGCCGGGCAATATTTACATCCTTAATTGATATTCCTGATGTCGGGATCGGTAGCGTGTCGGCAATAAGAGATCCGGGAATGGAGGCCGACGACGAATTCGACGAGACCCGCCAGCGCACCGGCGATTGAGAATCGGCGAGCCCGGAACGGAGAAAGCACGCCGCGAGGGTCCCCTTGTCACTCGCGGCCTGCTAGCCGGTGATTTCGACGAGATCAGTGCCGGGTTAGACCGGAATCCATATTCCGCCGTTCCAGTAACCCCAGTGGTTTGCGCCCGGGTTCCAGACGATCTGGGCCCACGGGGGCGGCGTGTACCTGCTCAGACGCTCCGTCGGGGCTCGATGGACCCAGCCGCGAAAAAGCCGTGAATAACTGCGCCCGGGTCGTGGTTCATACTGGTTGTCACACACGACTTCGCGTGTGGCCCGGGGCGACAGCAAGGTAGCAGGATGACGAGGTTGGATTCCGTCGAACGGGCGGTTGCCGACATTGCGGCCGGTAAGGCCGTGGTCGTCATCGACGACGAGGACCGGGAGAACGAAGGCGACCTGATCTTCGCCGCCGAGAAGGCGACGCCGGAGATGGTGGCGTTCATGGTGCGCTACACCTCCGGGTACCTCTGTGTCCCGCTGGACGGCGCCATCTGCGACCGGCTCGGGCTGCTGCCGATGTACGCGGTGAACCAGGACAAGCACGGCACCGCCTACACGGTCACCGTCGACGCACGTAACGGCGTGGGCACGGGCATCTCGGCTTCCGACCGGGCCACCACGATGCGGCTGCTCGCCGACCCGACCAGCGCCGCCGACGACTTCACCCGGCCCGGACACGTCGTACCGCTACGTGCCAAGGACGGCGGCGTCCTGCGGCGCCCCGGCCACACCGAGGCCGCGGTCGACCTGGCCCGCATGGCGGGGCTGCAGCCCGCCGGGGCGATCTGCGAGATCGTCAGCCAGAAGGACGAAGGGTCGATGGCCCAGACCGACGAGCTGCGGGTCTTCGCCGACGAGCACGACCTCGCGCTGATCACCATCGCCGACATCATCGAATGGCGGCGCAAACACGAGAAGCACATCGCGCGCATCGCCGAAGCCCGCATCCCCACCCGGCACGGTGAGTTCAAGGCCATCGGTTACGCCAGCATCTACGAAGAGGTCGAGCATGTCGCGCTGGTGCGCGGCGACATCGGCGGGCTCAACGGCGAGGGCGACGACGTGTTGGTGCGCGTGCACTCCGAGTGCCTGACCGGCGACGTGTTCGGTTCCCGGCGCTGCGACTGCGGACCCCAGCTCGATGCCGCCATGGCGATGGTCGCCCGGGAGGGGCGCGGCGTCGTGCTGTACATGCGCGGCCACGAGGGCCGCGGCATCGGCCTGATGCACAAGCTGCAGGCCTACCAGCTGCAGGATGCCGGCGAGGACACCGTCGACGCCAATCTCAAGCTCGGATTGCCCGCCGACGCACGCGATTACGGGATCGGCGCGCAGATCCTGGTCGACCTCGGTGTCCGCTCGATGCGGCTACTGACCAACAATCCGGCCAAGCGGGTGGGGCTGGACGGCTACGGGCTGCACATCATCGAACGCGTCTCGCTGCCGGTGCGAGCCAATGCCGAGAACATTCGTTACCTGATGACCAAACGAGACAAGATGGGACACGACTTGGCCGGGCTGGACGAGTTTCACGAATCAGTCCATCTGCCAGGCGAATTCGGCGGTGCTCTGTGAGTCGCGCCGGCGACGATGCAAAGCTTGGCGATACTGAGGAGTCACGCAGATGAGCGGTACCGGTGTGCCGGAGGTCTTGGCACTCGACGCGTCCGATCTGCGTCTGGGCATCGTCGCGAGCACGTGGCACAGCACCATCTGTGACGCGCTGCTGGCGGGGGCGCGCAAGGTAGCCGCCGAGTCCGGCATCGACAACCCCACCGTGGTCCGCGTGCATGGGGCGATCGAGATTCCGGTCGTCGCCCAGGAACTGGCCCGCAACCACGATGCCGTGATTGCGCTTGGCGTCGTAATCCGGGGCGGCACACCGCATTTCGAGTATGTTTGCGATGCGGTGACCCAGGGCCTGACCCGGGTGTCCCTGGACGCGTCGACGCCGGTTGCCAACGGAGTGCTGACGACCAACACCGAGGAGCAGGCGTTGGATCGGGCCGGGCTTCCGACGTCCGCGGAGGACAAGGGAGCACAGGCGGCCGGTGCCGCGCTGACCGCCGCATTGACTTTGCGTGACCTGCGCACGCGGTCGTGACACCGGCGCCCCGCGAGGTGTGGGACGCTGAGCTGCGTCCGCACCTGACACCGCGATTCGTCTACGCCGCTGCATTTCTCGTCGCCGCGGCGCACGTCGTGGTCGGCTTTCTGCTCAAGAATGGGTCCAGCGGGGTGATCTTCCAGACCTCCGACCAAGTGGCGATGGCCGTCCTCGGCCTGGTCATCGCCGGCGTCATGCTGCTGTTCGCCCGGCCCAGGCTCCGGATCGGCGCGTCCGGGCTGGCCGTGCGAAACCTGCTGGGCTACCGGTTGATTCCGTGGTCGGAGGTGGTCGGCGTGTCGTTCCCGCCCGGCGGCCGCTGGGCTCGGGTCGACCTGCCCGACGACGAGTACGTGACGGTGATGGCCATCCAGGCCGTCGACAAGGGCCGGGCGGTGGACGCGATGGACACCGTACGATCGCTGCTGGTCCGCTACCGGCCGGACCTGCGCGCCCACTGAATACTGCCCTGGGCCGCGTCGTCGTAGGATCGCCCGATGGGTAACAGGGGGACGGTTGCCGCGGTCATCCTCGCGGTGACACTCAGTGCGTGTACGACATCCGTACCCGGACAAGCGACCCGGGCCTCGGATCAGTCCCCGTCCGCCCCCTCCAGGTCGGCAGCCCCCACGCCGAAGCCGGTCGCCGCGCGCGACGTGCTGCTGCAGGACGGCAACACCACCCCGCTGGGCCGGGCGGTCGCGGTTCCGGTGGGGGACAGCTACTTCACGAGCGTCCGGCCGCCCGAATGCGGGGCAGCGCTGCTGTTCAGGGGTTCGCCCCTGGTGCCCGCCGGCTCTGCTGACCACGCGGAGTCGGCATATTCGGTGGGCGGCGCGGCGCTTTACGCGGAGTCGGGCGACGTCTACGGCAACTCCCTCGACACCCACGATGTGGTCTGGAAAGGCTTCAGTGCCGTTTCGGATTGCCGCGGCGACGCCATCGGCGTGGCGCCTCTCGGCGATTTCAAACCGATGCGGCTCAGCTATTTCGCGACGCCCGCCGACGGTGTTTTGGTGTGGACGATGACCCGTCCGGAATGGACCTGTGACTTCGGGTTAGCGGTGGTGCCACGGGTAGTGCTGATGATTTCGGCGTGCGACAGCAAATCCGGATTCCCGATGGCGGATTGGGCGGCAAAGAGAAGGGCGCAGCTCACCTCCGGGACCGCCTGACCGAATCGGGCCGAAGACAAGAATCTTCTGCCGGACGGGGCCGCTTTTCGCCGTCCGCGGATAGACACTCGGGTGGGCT from Mycobacterium shigaense includes these protein-coding regions:
- a CDS encoding MFS transporter, with the translated sequence MSSRAGRGVAIGAGSLAVLLGALDAYVVVTLIRDIMSDVGIPVNQLQRITWIITMYLLGYIAAMPLLGRASDRFGRKLLLQASLALFIVGSVVTALAGHWGDFPMLITGRTIQGVASGALLPVTLALGADLWAQRNRAGVLGGIGAAQELGMVLGPLYGIAVVWLFHNWQWVFWLNVPLTLVAMVMIQFSLPSRTRVDNPEKIDLVGGVLLAVALGLAVIGLYNPAPDGKQILPSYGAPLVVAAIVVAVAFIIWERFARTRLIEPTGVRFRPFLASLGASLCAGAALMVTLVDVELFGQGVLQMSQTDAAGLLTWFLIALPIGAVAGGLLATRVGDRVMAFAGLLIAAYGYWLIHYWGQYGTEVLQQHHNVFGITLPLLHTDLLVAGVGLGLVIGPLTSAALRAVPSAQHGIASAAVVVARNTGMLIGIAALSAWGLYRFNQIVQGLSAKIPPDATLLERIAAQGTLYLKAFAMMYGDIFAATVGICVVGALLGLLLGGRKDHAEEPEVAVEEQALALGER
- the ribH gene encoding 6,7-dimethyl-8-ribityllumazine synthase; its protein translation is MSGTGVPEVLALDASDLRLGIVASTWHSTICDALLAGARKVAAESGIDNPTVVRVHGAIEIPVVAQELARNHDAVIALGVVIRGGTPHFEYVCDAVTQGLTRVSLDASTPVANGVLTTNTEEQALDRAGLPTSAEDKGAQAAGAALTAALTLRDLRTRS
- a CDS encoding PH domain-containing protein, which codes for MTPAPREVWDAELRPHLTPRFVYAAAFLVAAAHVVVGFLLKNGSSGVIFQTSDQVAMAVLGLVIAGVMLLFARPRLRIGASGLAVRNLLGYRLIPWSEVVGVSFPPGGRWARVDLPDDEYVTVMAIQAVDKGRAVDAMDTVRSLLVRYRPDLRAH
- a CDS encoding LppX_LprAFG lipoprotein gives rise to the protein MQTRRRLSVVLVSLSILTALIAGCSSGSKQSGAPLPDATTLVKQSADTTKNVKSVHLVLSVQGKIQGLPIKTLNGDLTLTPSTAASGDARLSLAGSDIDANFVVYDSVLYATLTPNKWSDFGKASDIYDVSAILNPDTGLANVLSNFSNAKAEGRETINGQSTIKISGNVSADAVNKIAPQFNATQALPSTVWIQESGDHQLVQANLQKSSGNSVQMTLSNWGQLVTVTKPPVS
- a CDS encoding bifunctional 3,4-dihydroxy-2-butanone-4-phosphate synthase/GTP cyclohydrolase II, with the translated sequence MTRLDSVERAVADIAAGKAVVVIDDEDRENEGDLIFAAEKATPEMVAFMVRYTSGYLCVPLDGAICDRLGLLPMYAVNQDKHGTAYTVTVDARNGVGTGISASDRATTMRLLADPTSAADDFTRPGHVVPLRAKDGGVLRRPGHTEAAVDLARMAGLQPAGAICEIVSQKDEGSMAQTDELRVFADEHDLALITIADIIEWRRKHEKHIARIAEARIPTRHGEFKAIGYASIYEEVEHVALVRGDIGGLNGEGDDVLVRVHSECLTGDVFGSRRCDCGPQLDAAMAMVAREGRGVVLYMRGHEGRGIGLMHKLQAYQLQDAGEDTVDANLKLGLPADARDYGIGAQILVDLGVRSMRLLTNNPAKRVGLDGYGLHIIERVSLPVRANAENIRYLMTKRDKMGHDLAGLDEFHESVHLPGEFGGAL
- a CDS encoding TM2 domain-containing protein, with the translated sequence MTSQTPAPGRYPDPNGGPGNVTPYGGAAQGIGPSGQPLSDKSKMVAGLLQIFLGGLGIGRFYLGYTTIGILQIVVTVFTFGIGGLWPFVDGIMILLGKVPDAQGHSLRD
- a CDS encoding riboflavin synthase, which gives rise to MFTGIVEELGEVTGRDVLADAARLTIRGPVVTADAGHGDSIAVNGVCLTVAELLPDGQFTADVMGETLSRSNLGALQAGSRVNLERAAAINSRLGGHIVQGHVDGTGQVVSRTPSEHWEVVRIEVPADVARYVVEKGSITVDGISLTVSGLGAQPRDWFEVSLIPTTRELTTLGSAPVGTHVNLEVDVIAKYVERLMESK
- the ribD gene encoding bifunctional diaminohydroxyphosphoribosylaminopyrimidine deaminase/5-amino-6-(5-phosphoribosylamino)uracil reductase RibD; amino-acid sequence: MTVDQARIEAAMRLAIEHSERVKGTTYPNPPVGAVILNLGGEVVGAGGTAPTGGGHAEVMALRRAGRLAAGGVAVVTLEPCNHHGKTPPCVDALLRAGVTTVVYAVTDPNDVAAGGAARLSEAGVQVQSGVLGDQVAAGPLREWLHKQRTGLPHVTWKYASSVDGRSAAADGSSQWISSEASRLDVHRRRGVADAIVVGTGTVLADDPALTARLPDGSLAAKQPLRVVVGKREIHSEARVLNDDSRTMVIRTHDPTEVLQALADRTDVLLEGGPTLAGAFLRAGMIDRILVYVAPILLGGSVTAVDDVGVPTLAKALRWQFEGVDRAGPDLVLSLVPHRG
- the rpe gene encoding ribulose-phosphate 3-epimerase gives rise to the protein MPGSAERVTDALIAPSILAADFARLADEAAAVAGADWLHVDVMDGHFVPNLTIGLPVVESLLAATRIPMDCHLMIDDPDRWAPPYAEAGAYNVTFHAEATENPIGVGRDIRAAGAKAGISVKPKTPLEPYLEILPHFDTLLIMSVEPGFGGQSFIPDVLSKVRTVRKLVDSGELTILVEIDGGINADTIEQAAEAGVDCFVAGSAVYGADDPAAAVAALRRQAVAASPHLRR